The proteins below come from a single Pedobacter aquae genomic window:
- a CDS encoding efflux RND transporter permease subunit has product MSISTTSIKRPVLAIVMNLILVLFGIIGFTFLGVREFPSIDPPVVSVRTNYPGANADIVESQITEPLEKSINSIDGIKNISSSSNQGSSSITIEFNLDKNLEEAANDVRDKVSQAGRYLPKDIDGNPVVSKADANSDAIISMTIQSDKRSILEISDFAENVIAQRIQTIPGVSSVQIWGQKKYAMRLWLDPDKLAAYALTPLDVRNALDQQNVELPSGKISGDNTELTVNTVGNLSTEEAFNDLIIKNDGTNIIRFKDVGSAVLGPENEETVLRSKGRPMVATAIIPQPGANYLDIANEFYKRYEQLKKELPEDYKLDIALDNTIFIKKSVLEVAETLIIALVLVIFIIYLFFRDWSIAFRPLIDIPVSLIATFFVMYLLGFSINVLTLLAIVLATGLVVDDGIVVTENIFKKVEEGMSPFEAAIKGANEIFFAVISISITLAAVFLPVIFLEGFVGRLFREFGVVIGAAVLISAFVSLTLTPMLNAYLMKSGHKKSNFYLKTEPYFEKMNESYKTSLAQFLNKRWLAFPIVLICFGIIFLFWNTLPKETAPLDDRSGVNIQITAPEGASFDYTDAFILNLEEKLNDSVPEQINNISVTSPGFSGSGAANTGFFRIRLGEAEDRERSQMEIADQLTRVVRKLPEARAFVVQQPTISVGRVRGLPVQYIIQANNFEQLQEKIPAFMNEIGQDPTFTNTDVNLKFNKPELNVSIDRNKAQNLGVSVIDVAQTLQLSLSAQRFAYFTMNGKQYQVIGQFDRQKRNDPYDLTSIFVRNTRGELIQLDNLVKIEERSSPPQRYRNNRFASATVSGGLAPGKTIGDGIEAMERAKEKILDDSFSTDLAGESRDFSESNSNTLFAFGLALLLVYLILSAQFESFIDPVIIILTVPMAVAGAFFSLWLLGQSWNIFSQIGTIMLIGLVTKNGILIVEFANQLKEQGMSVADAIREASVSRLRPILMTSLAIALGALPIAMALGAAAKSRMGMGTVIIGGTLFSLMLTLFVIPAIYSYWSKEHKESKAEKAAKEIELEKSI; this is encoded by the coding sequence ATGAGTATATCAACCACCAGTATAAAAAGGCCAGTTTTGGCCATCGTAATGAATCTGATACTTGTCTTATTTGGTATCATTGGATTTACATTTCTTGGGGTAAGAGAGTTTCCTTCTATAGACCCTCCGGTAGTTTCTGTAAGAACCAATTATCCGGGTGCTAATGCTGATATTGTTGAATCTCAAATTACAGAACCTCTTGAAAAATCTATCAATAGTATTGATGGTATCAAGAATATTTCTTCCTCTAGCAACCAGGGGTCAAGCTCTATTACTATCGAGTTTAATTTGGATAAAAATTTAGAAGAAGCAGCTAATGATGTTCGAGATAAAGTATCACAAGCTGGCCGTTACCTTCCAAAAGATATAGACGGTAACCCAGTAGTTTCAAAAGCTGATGCGAACTCTGACGCTATTATCTCTATGACCATCCAAAGTGATAAAAGAAGCATTTTAGAGATAAGTGATTTTGCAGAAAACGTTATCGCTCAAAGAATTCAAACCATACCCGGTGTTTCTAGTGTACAAATTTGGGGGCAAAAAAAATATGCCATGCGTTTATGGCTAGACCCTGATAAACTTGCAGCTTATGCCTTAACTCCTTTAGATGTTAGAAATGCGCTAGACCAACAAAATGTTGAGCTTCCATCTGGAAAAATATCCGGAGATAATACAGAACTTACCGTAAATACCGTAGGTAATTTAAGTACTGAAGAAGCTTTTAACGATTTAATCATTAAAAATGATGGCACCAATATCATCCGTTTTAAAGATGTTGGTTCTGCTGTATTAGGCCCTGAAAACGAGGAAACCGTTCTAAGATCAAAAGGAAGACCCATGGTTGCCACCGCTATTATACCGCAACCTGGTGCTAACTATTTAGATATTGCTAATGAGTTTTATAAACGTTACGAGCAATTAAAAAAAGAACTTCCTGAAGATTATAAGCTAGACATTGCTTTAGATAATACAATTTTCATCAAGAAATCGGTATTAGAAGTTGCAGAAACGTTAATTATTGCTTTAGTATTGGTAATTTTCATCATTTACCTATTCTTTAGAGATTGGAGCATCGCCTTTAGGCCTTTAATAGATATTCCGGTATCGCTTATAGCTACATTTTTTGTGATGTACTTATTAGGTTTCTCTATCAATGTATTAACCTTATTGGCTATAGTTTTGGCAACAGGTTTAGTTGTTGATGATGGTATTGTAGTAACAGAAAATATCTTTAAAAAAGTAGAAGAGGGTATGTCGCCTTTTGAAGCTGCAATAAAAGGAGCTAATGAGATTTTCTTTGCCGTAATTTCAATTTCTATTACGCTTGCTGCAGTATTCTTGCCTGTTATTTTCTTAGAGGGTTTTGTTGGCCGATTGTTTAGAGAATTTGGCGTTGTTATTGGTGCTGCGGTATTGATATCGGCTTTTGTTTCTTTAACCTTAACACCCATGTTAAATGCTTATTTGATGAAAAGCGGACATAAAAAATCCAATTTTTATCTCAAAACAGAGCCTTATTTCGAGAAGATGAACGAAAGCTACAAGACATCTTTAGCACAATTCTTAAATAAAAGATGGCTCGCATTTCCTATCGTTCTTATCTGTTTTGGAATTATTTTCTTGTTTTGGAACACTTTACCAAAAGAAACTGCCCCTTTAGATGATAGAAGTGGTGTAAATATTCAAATTACAGCTCCAGAAGGTGCTTCATTTGATTACACTGATGCTTTTATTCTTAATCTTGAAGAAAAACTTAATGATTCTGTACCAGAACAAATCAATAATATATCAGTAACATCACCAGGCTTTAGTGGCTCTGGAGCTGCAAACACAGGTTTCTTTAGAATAAGATTAGGTGAAGCAGAAGATAGAGAGCGCTCTCAAATGGAAATTGCAGACCAGCTTACCAGAGTGGTAAGAAAGCTGCCAGAAGCCCGAGCCTTTGTAGTGCAGCAGCCTACAATTTCTGTAGGTAGGGTTCGTGGTTTACCAGTTCAATACATCATACAAGCTAATAATTTTGAGCAGTTGCAAGAAAAGATACCTGCTTTTATGAATGAAATTGGTCAAGACCCAACTTTTACCAATACTGATGTTAACTTGAAATTTAACAAGCCCGAGCTTAATGTAAGTATTGATAGAAATAAAGCACAAAATTTAGGTGTATCCGTAATTGATGTTGCCCAAACCCTACAATTATCTTTAAGTGCACAAAGGTTTGCTTATTTCACTATGAATGGTAAGCAATATCAAGTTATCGGCCAGTTTGATAGGCAAAAAAGAAACGACCCTTATGATTTAACATCCATATTTGTAAGAAATACTAGAGGTGAGCTTATTCAGTTAGATAACCTCGTAAAAATTGAAGAAAGAAGCAGCCCTCCACAAAGGTATCGTAACAATAGGTTTGCATCAGCAACTGTTTCTGGTGGTTTAGCACCTGGTAAAACTATTGGCGATGGTATTGAGGCTATGGAAAGAGCAAAAGAAAAAATCTTAGACGATAGCTTTAGTACAGATTTAGCCGGAGAATCAAGAGATTTTAGCGAGAGTAATTCTAATACCTTATTTGCTTTTGGCTTAGCATTACTTTTGGTTTACCTTATTTTATCGGCACAGTTTGAAAGCTTTATAGACCCAGTTATCATCATCCTAACTGTACCTATGGCTGTGGCCGGAGCTTTCTTCTCCTTATGGTTACTAGGCCAAAGTTGGAACATCTTTAGCCAAATAGGAACCATTATGCTCATTGGCTTGGTAACCAAAAACGGCATTCTTATAGTAGAATTTGCGAACCAATTGAAAGAGCAAGGCATGAGCGTGGCTGATGCCATTAGAGAAGCATCAGTTTCTAGGTTGAGACCTATTTTAATGACCAGCCTAGCTATTGCATTAGGCGCTTTACCTATTGCTATGGCTTTGGGTGCAGCGGCAAAAAGTAGAATGGGCATGGGTACTGTAATTATAGGAGGCACATTGTTTTCATTAATGCTAACACTGTTTGTAATTCCTGCTATTTACTCGTACTGGTCTAAAGAACATAAAGAAAGTAAAGCAGAAAAAGCTGCTAAAGAAATTGAACTAGAAAAATCTATTTAA
- a CDS encoding efflux RND transporter periplasmic adaptor subunit translates to MKTKYIIYVLIIGLLGYMIYNRLSKSSETKGPKGGATGTPAGGGAPIGVSGIIVKPTQFSNIVSVSGTIEANEQVQIRSEISGLIRSINFTEGSTVNKGALLIKIDDRELQAQLAQALTREKLASETESRSKKLLQSEAISQEEYDNALAELRSLQAQSQLVRAQLSKTEIRAPFSGKIGLRSISNGAYITPTTAIVNLVNTNPVKITFSVPEKYAKRVNEGSSISFTVAGSRETYSAKVYAIEPAVDIATRTLILRARADNPNGTLLPGTFANVNLPLENIKDAILVPTEAVVPILNGKQVFIAENGKAKAIKIESDVRTDKEVLVSAGLKAGDTVLTSGVMALKPDAPVKVSVKNK, encoded by the coding sequence ATGAAAACCAAGTACATTATTTATGTTTTAATTATTGGCTTACTAGGTTATATGATTTATAACCGATTAAGTAAATCATCAGAAACAAAAGGGCCAAAAGGTGGCGCAACCGGCACACCAGCAGGTGGTGGTGCTCCAATAGGTGTAAGCGGTATTATTGTTAAACCAACCCAGTTTTCTAATATAGTTTCTGTTTCTGGAACTATTGAGGCTAATGAACAAGTACAAATAAGAAGCGAGATTTCTGGCTTAATTAGGTCTATCAATTTTACAGAAGGTTCTACCGTTAATAAAGGCGCTTTATTAATTAAGATAGATGATAGAGAGCTACAGGCACAATTAGCACAAGCTTTAACAAGAGAAAAATTAGCCTCAGAGACAGAGTCTCGGTCTAAAAAACTTCTTCAATCAGAAGCCATAAGCCAAGAAGAATATGATAATGCCCTTGCCGAGCTTCGTTCTTTGCAAGCACAAAGTCAATTGGTAAGAGCCCAACTTTCTAAAACAGAAATTAGAGCACCTTTTTCTGGTAAAATAGGTTTAAGAAGTATTTCTAATGGTGCTTACATTACCCCAACAACAGCTATTGTAAACCTCGTTAATACAAACCCAGTTAAAATTACGTTCTCTGTTCCAGAGAAATATGCTAAAAGGGTAAATGAAGGTTCAAGCATATCTTTTACCGTTGCCGGAAGCAGAGAAACTTACTCGGCAAAAGTATATGCTATAGAGCCCGCTGTTGATATCGCTACCAGAACTTTGATTTTAAGAGCTAGAGCAGACAACCCTAATGGAACGCTTCTGCCGGGTACTTTTGCCAATGTTAATTTGCCTTTAGAAAACATCAAAGATGCTATTTTAGTGCCTACAGAAGCAGTGGTTCCTATTTTAAATGGTAAACAAGTTTTTATAGCTGAAAACGGAAAAGCCAAAGCTATAAAAATAGAATCTGATGTTAGAACAGATAAAGAAGTATTAGTATCAGCTGGTTTAAAAGCCGGTGATACCGTATTAACAAGCGGAGTTATGGCTTTAAAACCCGATGCTCCTGTTAAAGTAAGTGTGAAAAACAAATAA
- a CDS encoding MarR family winged helix-turn-helix transcriptional regulator — protein MKFEEPIAHQLIQVTKKYLSEFSKIAGYIPMERYHYVLLILSETEELYTQKELAEILQVDKSFMVTMIDYLSDNDFVTREADQHDRRKHLIKLTDKAKKLVPEIHHIFKNLNEKAFKNVSKENIGRFFDVLAQMQQNLTTENTHELILDFKKLKHTT, from the coding sequence ATGAAATTTGAAGAACCAATAGCACATCAACTTATACAAGTTACCAAGAAGTATTTAAGTGAATTTAGCAAAATAGCTGGGTATATCCCTATGGAGCGCTATCATTATGTATTACTTATTTTAAGTGAAACAGAAGAGCTTTACACGCAAAAAGAATTGGCAGAAATTTTACAGGTTGATAAATCTTTTATGGTTACCATGATAGATTATTTATCTGATAACGATTTTGTTACACGCGAAGCAGACCAACACGATAGACGTAAGCATTTGATAAAGCTTACGGATAAAGCTAAAAAACTAGTACCTGAAATACATCATATTTTTAAAAATCTTAATGAAAAAGCTTTTAAAAATGTATCAAAAGAAAATATTGGGCGCTTTTTTGACGTGTTAGCACAAATGCAACAAAACTTAACTACAGAAAATACTCACGAGCTTATCCTCGACTTTAAAAAACTTAAACATACAACATGA
- a CDS encoding M61 family metallopeptidase has protein sequence MVQLTAAADDGSKIEFTVSFSEPQAHYADVEMRISNIRKKEIEVSMPVWAPGSYLVREFSKNVEGFTASTNAGAALSSEKVKKNTWKIKTNGNKTVVVNYKVYAYEISVRTSFIDASHAFLSPTGIFMFVKDRLNEPVRVNITPFSNWSKVSTGLEKIEGTKFSYHAPDFDWLYDSPIEVGNQDIFEFDAAGVKHEVAMVGGGNYDKEKLKLDMAKIVEEETLIFRENPNKRYVFIVHHYQNGGGGLEHLNSTVLGAKRTGYTDAATYTNFLSLVAHEYFHLWNVKRLRPIALGPFDYENENYTTDLWIAEGFTAYYDNLIIQRTGAISEIDYLKILQAEINLIANQRGDKVQAVTEASFDAWIKYYRPNENSSNATISYYNKGALLAAMLDLAIIHKTNANKSLDDVLRNTYQEYYKKKGRGFTSKEFKEALEKEYGENLDEFYNKYVNGTAEVDCAKFLAYAGLELVNRANPKMPSLGVRTRKNIISTVIRGGAAWNGGLNVNDEIIAVNGERVEDINDYIKTKAVGENLMIVLNRDGIIQTLNIKLAASTDKSLQIDIMKKQTEQQKAVFKKWMKM, from the coding sequence ATGGTTCAATTAACTGCTGCGGCAGATGATGGTTCTAAAATAGAGTTCACAGTATCTTTTTCTGAACCTCAGGCACATTATGCCGATGTAGAAATGCGTATTAGTAATATCCGTAAAAAGGAAATTGAAGTAAGCATGCCAGTATGGGCACCAGGTTCTTATTTGGTAAGAGAGTTTTCTAAAAATGTAGAAGGTTTTACTGCTAGTACAAATGCTGGGGCAGCTTTATCATCAGAAAAAGTAAAGAAGAACACTTGGAAGATTAAAACCAATGGCAATAAAACAGTAGTGGTAAACTATAAAGTTTATGCTTATGAGATTTCTGTAAGAACTAGTTTTATAGATGCTAGCCATGCTTTTTTATCGCCAACAGGCATATTTATGTTTGTTAAAGATAGGTTAAACGAGCCTGTACGAGTTAATATTACACCTTTTAGCAATTGGAGCAAAGTTTCTACTGGTTTAGAGAAAATTGAAGGAACTAAGTTTTCTTACCATGCTCCGGATTTTGATTGGTTGTATGATTCGCCTATAGAAGTTGGTAATCAAGATATTTTTGAGTTTGATGCTGCCGGAGTTAAACATGAAGTTGCTATGGTAGGTGGTGGAAACTACGATAAAGAGAAGTTGAAACTAGATATGGCAAAAATTGTAGAGGAGGAGACTTTAATTTTTAGAGAAAACCCTAACAAGCGCTATGTTTTTATCGTTCATCATTACCAAAATGGAGGTGGTGGTTTAGAGCATTTAAACTCTACCGTTTTAGGCGCTAAAAGAACAGGATATACAGACGCCGCAACTTATACCAATTTTTTAAGTTTGGTAGCTCATGAGTATTTCCATTTATGGAATGTGAAAAGGTTAAGACCTATTGCGCTTGGTCCGTTTGATTATGAAAACGAGAATTATACAACTGATTTATGGATTGCAGAAGGTTTTACTGCTTATTACGATAACCTGATTATACAAAGAACAGGGGCTATTTCTGAAATTGATTATCTGAAAATCTTACAAGCAGAGATTAACTTGATTGCAAACCAAAGAGGTGATAAAGTACAAGCTGTAACAGAGGCTAGCTTTGATGCTTGGATTAAATATTACCGACCAAATGAAAACAGTAGCAATGCTACCATATCTTACTACAACAAAGGTGCTTTGCTTGCCGCGATGCTAGATTTAGCAATTATTCATAAAACCAATGCTAACAAAAGCTTAGATGATGTTTTAAGAAATACTTACCAAGAGTATTACAAGAAAAAGGGTAGAGGTTTTACCAGTAAAGAATTTAAAGAGGCTTTAGAAAAAGAGTATGGGGAAAATTTAGATGAGTTTTACAACAAATATGTAAACGGTACTGCGGAAGTAGATTGTGCTAAGTTTCTAGCTTATGCAGGCTTAGAATTGGTAAACAGGGCGAACCCTAAAATGCCTTCTTTAGGTGTTAGAACAAGAAAGAATATCATCAGTACCGTTATAAGAGGTGGTGCAGCATGGAATGGCGGCTTAAATGTTAACGATGAAATTATTGCCGTTAACGGAGAAAGAGTAGAAGATATTAACGATTATATCAAAACTAAAGCAGTTGGCGAGAACTTAATGATTGTTTTAAATAGAGATGGCATTATCCAGACGTTAAATATCAAATTGGCTGCTAGTACAGATAAGAGCTTGCAAATAGATATAATGAAAAAACAAACAGAACAACAAAAAGCTGTTTTTAAGAAGTGGATGAAAATGTAA
- a CDS encoding AMP-dependent synthetase/ligase — translation MEAISRVFDLLKYNKQNFNCQDILATKVNGQWKKYSSSDFINISEEVSRGLIKKGIGKDDKVAIMSENRPEWNFCDFGIMQIGATQVPMYPTLAEADIKFILIDAEVKIVFVSSEELYQKVQKVKNEAGLQTDIYTFNTVSGAPNWLEIVSLGKENQDIDLEPYKQQITEDDLLTLIYTSGTTGTPKGVMLSHKNLISNILYSSQLYPDQVKRALSFLPLSHIFERMVVYMYFYLGVSVYYAESLETIVANLAEVKPHCFTTVPRLLEKVYDRIVAKGQALTGVKKALFFWALKLGHQFEMDGKNGFLYELQLKIARKLIFSKWRDALGGEIIVIVSGGAALQERLARVFWGADIKVLEGYGLTETSPVIAVNGPRKGETMFGTVGRPLGNVEVKIAEDGEILCKGPSVMTGYYKRPDATAEAITDGWFHTGDIGMLKDGFLAITDRKKEVFKTAGGKYVAPQVLENKFKESVYIEQIMVVGENKRFPSALVVPNFEKLLDWSARNGINEQKPAELIKNKQVIAKVWSEVELLNAGFGKWEQVKKIALLPKEFTIDGGELTPKLSLKRKVILKNNEALVEKLYEETDKLE, via the coding sequence ATGGAAGCCATTAGCAGAGTGTTTGATTTGCTTAAATACAATAAGCAAAACTTTAATTGTCAAGATATATTGGCCACTAAGGTAAATGGTCAATGGAAAAAATATAGCAGTAGCGATTTTATCAATATTTCTGAAGAAGTAAGTCGGGGACTTATTAAAAAAGGTATAGGTAAGGATGATAAAGTGGCTATCATGTCTGAAAATAGGCCCGAGTGGAATTTTTGCGATTTTGGTATCATGCAAATAGGGGCAACACAAGTTCCTATGTATCCAACTTTAGCCGAAGCAGATATCAAATTTATTCTGATAGATGCAGAAGTAAAAATTGTGTTTGTATCTTCAGAAGAGCTTTATCAAAAGGTACAGAAGGTAAAAAATGAAGCAGGTTTACAAACCGATATTTACACTTTTAATACCGTAAGTGGAGCGCCAAACTGGTTAGAAATTGTATCGCTAGGTAAAGAAAATCAGGATATTGATTTAGAACCTTATAAGCAACAAATTACAGAAGATGATTTGCTTACGCTGATATATACTTCTGGTACAACAGGTACACCAAAGGGCGTGATGTTGAGCCACAAAAACTTAATCAGTAATATTTTATATTCATCTCAACTCTATCCAGACCAAGTAAAAAGGGCATTAAGCTTTTTGCCACTTTCGCACATATTTGAGCGTATGGTGGTTTACATGTACTTTTATTTAGGTGTATCTGTTTATTATGCAGAAAGTTTAGAGACTATAGTAGCCAATTTGGCCGAAGTAAAACCACATTGCTTTACCACAGTACCAAGGTTGTTAGAAAAAGTATACGATAGAATTGTTGCCAAAGGACAAGCTTTAACAGGAGTTAAAAAGGCTTTATTCTTTTGGGCTTTAAAACTAGGGCACCAATTTGAAATGGATGGTAAAAATGGCTTTTTATATGAGTTACAATTAAAAATAGCTCGTAAACTTATCTTTAGTAAATGGAGAGACGCATTGGGCGGAGAAATTATTGTTATAGTTTCTGGTGGTGCTGCTTTACAAGAGCGTTTAGCAAGAGTTTTCTGGGGTGCAGATATTAAAGTACTAGAAGGTTATGGCTTAACAGAAACATCGCCAGTGATAGCTGTTAATGGCCCTAGAAAAGGCGAAACCATGTTTGGTACTGTAGGTAGACCATTGGGTAACGTAGAAGTGAAAATTGCTGAAGACGGAGAGATTTTATGTAAAGGCCCTAGTGTAATGACAGGCTATTACAAACGCCCTGATGCTACAGCAGAAGCTATTACAGATGGTTGGTTCCATACCGGAGATATTGGAATGCTTAAAGATGGCTTTTTGGCTATTACAGATAGAAAGAAAGAAGTTTTTAAAACCGCAGGCGGTAAATACGTTGCACCACAGGTTCTAGAAAATAAGTTTAAAGAATCTGTTTATATAGAGCAAATTATGGTGGTAGGCGAGAATAAAAGATTCCCTTCTGCTTTAGTAGTACCAAATTTTGAAAAGCTTTTAGATTGGAGCGCCAGGAATGGTATAAACGAACAAAAGCCCGCCGAATTGATAAAAAACAAACAGGTTATAGCTAAAGTTTGGTCTGAGGTAGAACTATTAAATGCAGGTTTTGGTAAGTGGGAGCAAGTTAAAAAGATAGCTTTATTACCTAAGGAGTTTACCATAGATGGTGGCGAACTTACCCCAAAGCTAAGTTTAAAACGTAAAGTGATTTTGAAAAACAATGAAGCTTTGGTAGAAAAGCTTTATGAAGAAACAGATAAATTAGAATAA
- a CDS encoding response regulator: MNTNKTILIFDDDVNILELCSIILMESGYQVEISETSHDIIEKVTSINPDVILMDNWIPDIGGIKATQLLKQHPDFKHIPVIYFSANNDIHLLAETAGADAYLPKPFDLVELENIVNDVLERKHQQ, encoded by the coding sequence ATGAATACGAATAAAACGATACTAATCTTTGATGATGATGTAAATATTTTAGAATTATGCTCTATCATCCTGATGGAGTCTGGCTATCAAGTAGAAATTTCTGAAACTTCACATGATATTATAGAAAAAGTAACCAGCATAAACCCAGATGTTATTTTGATGGACAATTGGATACCAGATATTGGCGGTATAAAAGCCACGCAACTATTAAAACAACATCCAGATTTTAAGCATATACCCGTGATTTATTTTTCTGCTAATAATGATATTCATTTACTTGCAGAAACCGCTGGCGCTGATGCTTATTTACCCAAACCCTTTGATTTAGTAGAGCTTGAAAATATTGTTAATGATGTTTTAGAACGCAAGCATCAACAATAA
- a CDS encoding chemotaxis protein CheB, with amino-acid sequence MDTIFLIGGSAGSLKVLLEVLPKLHHDLKFPIIIVLHRKGYTDSQLGYLLNTRTNLKVIEPDDKDVLEAGYIYIAPADYHLLIESDKTISLDFSEKLNFSRPSIDVTFSSAAKVFKENTFALLLSGANADGAAGLNYVKANNGTTLVQNPVSAEVNYMPLQAIAQSKIDFVLNPDEIAAFINKLDVP; translated from the coding sequence ATGGATACCATCTTTTTAATAGGAGGTTCTGCCGGGAGCTTGAAAGTATTACTTGAAGTATTACCAAAGCTTCATCATGATTTAAAGTTTCCCATCATCATTGTACTACACCGGAAAGGTTATACCGATTCGCAATTAGGATATTTATTAAATACTAGAACCAATTTAAAGGTGATTGAGCCTGATGATAAAGATGTTTTAGAAGCTGGCTATATTTATATTGCCCCTGCAGATTATCATTTGCTTATAGAAAGTGATAAAACCATTTCTCTTGATTTCTCTGAAAAGTTAAATTTCTCTAGACCCTCTATTGATGTAACGTTTAGTTCTGCAGCAAAAGTTTTTAAAGAAAATACATTTGCTTTGCTATTATCTGGCGCAAATGCCGATGGGGCTGCAGGTTTAAATTATGTAAAAGCCAATAATGGAACAACACTTGTACAAAATCCGGTAAGCGCAGAGGTAAATTATATGCCTTTACAAGCTATCGCACAATCAAAAATTGATTTTGTCTTAAATCCGGATGAGATTGCTGCATTTATAAACAAGTTAGATGTACCATAA
- a CDS encoding CheR family methyltransferase produces MIEPDLIKDEELESLLTEIAELYGYDFTQYSKASIKRRVNRICLIDKFTSFAELRYQLIKQPSYLQRFVEEITVNVTEMFRDPSFYKALREHVLPRLGTYPLIRIWLAGCSTGEEVYSLAILAKEAGLMHKTLLYATDINPSVLERARNGIFPISQMKLYSENYILSGGTQNFSEYYTANYDFARFNDDLKEKMIFATHNLVSDRSFNEFQLIICRNVLIYFDKDLQAKVFKLFDESLEHLGFLGLGSKETIRFSKLDRHYHQISTEKIWRKQQEDQRRLINFNI; encoded by the coding sequence ATGATAGAACCTGATTTGATAAAAGATGAAGAACTGGAAAGTCTGCTTACAGAAATTGCAGAACTTTACGGTTATGATTTTACTCAATACAGCAAAGCTTCTATTAAAAGAAGGGTAAACCGCATTTGCCTGATAGATAAGTTTACCAGCTTTGCAGAGCTAAGGTATCAACTTATTAAACAGCCTTCTTATTTACAAAGATTTGTAGAAGAGATTACGGTGAACGTAACCGAGATGTTTAGAGACCCCTCTTTTTATAAAGCTTTAAGAGAACATGTACTCCCACGGTTAGGCACATACCCGTTGATAAGAATTTGGCTAGCAGGCTGCTCTACCGGTGAGGAAGTTTATTCTCTTGCCATTTTAGCTAAGGAAGCCGGTTTAATGCATAAAACTTTATTATATGCTACAGATATTAACCCTAGCGTATTAGAAAGAGCTAGAAACGGTATTTTCCCTATCAGCCAAATGAAACTATACTCTGAAAATTATATCCTCTCTGGCGGGACGCAAAATTTTTCTGAGTACTATACGGCAAATTATGACTTTGCTCGTTTTAACGATGATCTTAAAGAGAAGATGATTTTTGCAACGCACAACCTCGTATCAGACCGCTCTTTTAACGAGTTTCAGCTTATCATTTGCAGAAATGTTTTGATTTATTTTGATAAAGACTTACAAGCAAAAGTTTTTAAACTTTTTGATGAAAGCTTAGAACATTTAGGCTTTTTAGGTTTAGGCTCTAAAGAAACCATCAGGTTTTCTAAATTAGATAGGCATTACCATCAAATATCTACAGAAAAAATATGGCGCAAGCAACAAGAAGATCAAAGAAGGCTTATAAACTTTAACATTTAG
- a CDS encoding response regulator: MTKNTLILIIDDDNRNIFALKMVLKSKGFDCIAANSVTEGITLLEQHPETALILMDMMMPEMDGYEGINVITHHEKIKKLPVIAVTAQAMLGDKEKCLAAGATDYISKPIDIDKLLYSIAKILNDRT, from the coding sequence ATGACAAAAAACACCCTTATACTGATTATAGACGATGATAACAGAAATATCTTCGCTTTAAAGATGGTTCTTAAATCAAAAGGTTTTGATTGTATAGCGGCCAACAGCGTAACGGAAGGGATTACACTTTTAGAACAACATCCGGAAACTGCCTTAATATTGATGGATATGATGATGCCAGAGATGGATGGTTATGAAGGGATTAATGTAATCACACATCATGAAAAAATAAAAAAATTACCCGTTATAGCGGTTACGGCACAAGCTATGCTAGGAGATAAAGAGAAATGTTTAGCCGCCGGTGCAACAGATTACATCTCCAAACCTATTGATATTGATAAGCTTTTATATAGCATAGCTAAAATTTTAAATGATAGAACCTGA